From Amycolatopsis sp. YIM 10, the proteins below share one genomic window:
- a CDS encoding GntR family transcriptional regulator, which yields MQPTELPTSVAARRIDRPVPLRERVYQSMQELIISGHLAAGQHLVESELAEMLGVSRQPVREALQLLNSEGWVDLRPGYGAFVHVPTEAEADELLVVRALLETESARLAALHADAAGVARLRELCRQGEAAVAVDDIEGMVEANAALHRCVTELSGNRVLLDFATQVDRRVRWYYTPIARQRGKRSWQEHAKMVDAIEKGDAEAAARIMREHTERTRKSYLDQRKSAAEPEQPPTLVRTRRRPGTASARR from the coding sequence ATGCAGCCGACGGAGTTGCCGACAAGCGTGGCGGCTCGCCGGATCGACCGGCCGGTGCCCCTGCGCGAGCGGGTGTACCAGTCGATGCAGGAGCTGATCATCTCCGGGCACCTCGCAGCGGGCCAGCACCTGGTCGAAAGCGAGCTGGCGGAGATGCTGGGCGTGTCCCGCCAGCCGGTCCGGGAAGCACTGCAGCTGCTCAACTCCGAGGGCTGGGTGGATCTGCGCCCCGGCTACGGCGCCTTCGTCCACGTGCCCACCGAGGCCGAGGCCGACGAACTGCTGGTGGTCCGTGCCCTGCTGGAAACCGAATCCGCCCGCCTGGCCGCGCTGCACGCCGACGCGGCCGGGGTGGCCAGGCTGCGCGAGCTGTGCCGCCAGGGCGAAGCCGCGGTCGCTGTCGACGACATCGAAGGCATGGTGGAGGCCAACGCCGCCCTGCACCGCTGCGTGACCGAGCTGTCCGGCAATCGCGTGCTGCTCGACTTCGCCACCCAGGTCGATCGCCGGGTGCGCTGGTACTACACGCCGATCGCCCGCCAGCGCGGGAAGCGGTCCTGGCAGGAGCACGCGAAGATGGTCGACGCCATCGAAAAGGGCGACGCCGAGGCCGCCGCGCGGATCATGCGCGAGCACACCGAGCGGACCCGCAAGTCCTATTTGGACCAGCGCAAGTCCGCCGCCGAGCCCGAACAGCCGCCGACCCTGGTCCGCACCCGCCGCCGGCCCGGCACCGCGTCCGCGCGGCGGTAA
- a CDS encoding formate dehydrogenase subunit delta, which produces MKTNPQVRLANEIALQFRGQPEDRAAAVIAQHIRQFWDPRMRADLLSRVEADPSDVDPLVRAAVRHLT; this is translated from the coding sequence ATGAAGACGAACCCGCAGGTCCGGCTGGCCAACGAAATCGCGCTGCAGTTCCGCGGCCAGCCGGAGGACCGCGCCGCGGCGGTGATCGCCCAGCACATCCGGCAGTTCTGGGATCCGCGGATGCGCGCTGATCTGCTGAGCCGGGTCGAGGCCGATCCGTCCGATGTGGACCCGCTCGTCCGCGCCGCCGTCCGCCACCTGACCTGA
- a CDS encoding DUF4394 domain-containing protein: MRRGVAAVTTLVAAAALAAGLSSGSAAGSTDGTASASLRAFGITSDGRTMATFTTDKPEELNWVRRISGLAGDTSAIGIDFRVQDGKFYAVGNWGGIYTITLPTGNSDVVVTKVSQLTVQLHGTTFGVDFNPAADRLRVISDTGQNLRHDLNTGTTVADGMLSSGPNTATIAGVTAAAYTNNDLNGTTATTLFDINTISANVAVQSPANNGFLVNTGSLGTTAATNAGADIYSDLAGGKTVSNTAFATLLVPPYGDATLFTVDPLTGLATAVGVFPLLITDIAVALDPNPN; the protein is encoded by the coding sequence ATGAGGCGCGGCGTCGCCGCGGTGACCACGCTGGTGGCCGCGGCGGCGCTCGCCGCCGGGCTGTCGAGTGGTTCGGCCGCGGGCAGCACGGACGGCACGGCGTCCGCTTCGCTGCGCGCGTTCGGGATCACCAGTGACGGCAGGACGATGGCCACGTTCACCACGGACAAACCGGAGGAGCTCAACTGGGTCCGCCGGATCAGCGGGCTGGCCGGGGACACCTCCGCGATCGGCATCGACTTCCGCGTGCAGGACGGGAAGTTCTACGCGGTGGGCAACTGGGGCGGCATCTACACCATCACGCTGCCGACCGGGAACTCCGACGTGGTGGTGACGAAGGTTTCGCAGCTGACCGTCCAGTTGCACGGCACCACCTTCGGCGTCGACTTCAACCCGGCCGCCGACCGGCTGCGGGTGATCAGCGACACCGGGCAGAACCTGCGGCACGATCTGAACACCGGCACCACGGTCGCCGACGGCATGCTCAGCTCGGGACCCAACACCGCGACCATCGCCGGGGTGACCGCGGCCGCCTACACCAACAACGACCTCAACGGCACCACCGCGACCACGCTGTTCGACATCAACACGATCAGCGCGAACGTGGCCGTGCAGTCGCCGGCCAACAACGGATTCCTGGTGAACACCGGCTCGCTCGGCACCACCGCGGCGACCAACGCCGGCGCCGACATCTACAGCGACCTGGCCGGCGGCAAGACCGTGTCGAACACGGCCTTCGCCACCCTGCTCGTGCCGCCGTACGGGGACGCGACCCTGTTCACCGTCGACCCGCTGACCGGGCTGGCCACCGCCGTCGGCGTGTTCCCGTTGCTGATCACCGACATCGCCGTCGCACTCGACCCCAACCCCAACTGA
- a CDS encoding formate dehydrogenase subunit gamma, translating to MSDMADRARAVVDAHRGDRGALLPVLHGLQAEFGYVDQALLPLVAKELNLSRADVHGVVSFYTDFRTEPAGRTVVKLCRAEACQSVGAERLVAHAEQVLGSKVGQTTADGSVTLEQVFCLGNCALGPAAQVDGRLHGNLDEAALDSIIAEAEAGKA from the coding sequence ATGAGCGACATGGCCGACCGCGCACGCGCCGTGGTCGACGCACACCGCGGTGACCGGGGCGCGCTGCTGCCCGTCCTGCACGGGCTGCAGGCCGAGTTCGGCTACGTCGACCAGGCCCTGCTGCCGCTGGTGGCGAAGGAACTGAACCTGTCCCGCGCCGACGTGCACGGGGTGGTCAGCTTCTACACCGACTTCCGCACCGAACCGGCCGGGCGCACCGTGGTGAAGCTGTGCCGCGCGGAGGCCTGCCAGTCGGTCGGCGCGGAACGGCTGGTGGCCCACGCCGAACAGGTGCTCGGCAGCAAGGTCGGCCAGACCACCGCCGACGGCTCGGTGACCCTGGAGCAGGTCTTCTGCCTCGGCAACTGCGCGCTCGGGCCGGCCGCACAGGTCGACGGACGACTGCACGGCAATCTCGACGAAGCCGCGCTGGACAGCATCATCGCCGAAGCGGAGGCGGGCAAGGCATGA
- a CDS encoding LysE family translocator, producing the protein MTEATLLTWTLVAFLGVITPGIDTLLVLRHTLLAGRRAGFRAVTGIALGCLVWATASLAGLTALLAASEVAYRIVRIAGAAYLIWLGASAIWKTLPRNRRPVEPLDAGPTTTRALRAGLLTNLLNPKVGVFYVSLLPQFLPTGPGSTAWGALLVAIHLAVTFAWYPLLIWTASKARRLLLRERVRRLLDRVTATVLIGLGVKLATESR; encoded by the coding sequence GTGACCGAAGCGACGCTGCTCACCTGGACCCTGGTCGCCTTCCTCGGCGTGATCACCCCCGGCATCGACACCCTCCTGGTGCTGCGCCACACCCTGCTCGCCGGACGCCGGGCCGGGTTCCGCGCGGTCACCGGCATCGCGCTCGGCTGCCTGGTCTGGGCCACGGCGAGCCTCGCCGGACTCACCGCCCTGCTCGCCGCTTCGGAGGTCGCGTACCGGATCGTGCGCATCGCGGGCGCGGCCTACCTGATCTGGCTCGGCGCGTCGGCGATCTGGAAAACGCTGCCCCGCAACCGCCGTCCGGTCGAGCCGCTCGACGCCGGACCGACCACCACCAGGGCACTGCGCGCCGGTCTGCTCACCAACCTGCTCAACCCGAAGGTCGGCGTTTTCTACGTCAGCCTGCTCCCCCAGTTCCTGCCCACCGGCCCCGGCTCGACCGCCTGGGGCGCGCTGCTGGTCGCCATCCACCTGGCAGTCACCTTCGCCTGGTACCCGCTGCTGATCTGGACCGCGTCGAAGGCCCGCCGCCTCCTGCTCCGCGAGCGCGTGCGCCGCCTGCTGGACCGGGTGACCGCCACCGTGCTGATCGGCCTCGGCGTCAAGCTGGCCACCGAGTCCCGATAG
- a CDS encoding MFS transporter, whose translation MSPSGAPQQQEEVRGFWDRPPGPYRVFGYLGRTYRVGPAAEQLTGRSRAWVLGPALAAMAAIGVPQYAFGLLVPGLLDRGWTMGQAFGLLALWTVFQAGAGFPAAYLRERGRIGPRAAMLTGAVLVPLGPLALAFDSGLVGVLGYSVLSGTGAGLVYATCSSTVAKWFPERSAAATSLATGAFACGCVPFVIAFAVGSGTGTLSPVLIATAVVLAAVIATSALLFRDPPPNWWPPHLDPREWALDRRLNPRRAARQYSSRQALRTGALPLMYVIVFLASAVSLLDVAFLAVMAAGRGLGLPAAAIGTCLLVGVNGVGRSLAIRISAEAGRVRTIRAVVAILGAGQLVLAGAVASGSVALLLLAAVVAGAGGGAFYPLFASLAREYFGERSHLETNAVIYSAKALGGVAGVGAVALVATSWGYTTIFLIAGALALGAASLCRRLRQPGLLSTIPVTRSPLPGV comes from the coding sequence ATGAGCCCGTCTGGCGCACCGCAGCAGCAGGAGGAAGTCCGGGGATTCTGGGATCGCCCGCCTGGCCCGTACCGCGTTTTCGGCTATCTGGGCCGCACCTACCGGGTCGGGCCCGCCGCCGAGCAGCTCACCGGGCGCTCGCGGGCCTGGGTGCTCGGCCCGGCGCTCGCCGCGATGGCCGCGATCGGCGTGCCGCAGTACGCCTTCGGCCTGCTGGTGCCCGGCCTGCTCGACCGCGGCTGGACCATGGGCCAGGCGTTCGGACTGCTCGCGCTGTGGACGGTTTTCCAGGCCGGGGCTGGTTTTCCCGCCGCCTACCTCCGTGAACGCGGCCGCATCGGCCCGCGCGCGGCCATGCTGACCGGTGCGGTGCTGGTGCCGCTCGGACCGCTCGCGCTCGCCTTCGACTCCGGGCTCGTCGGCGTGCTCGGTTATTCCGTGCTCTCCGGGACCGGCGCGGGCCTGGTGTACGCGACCTGTTCCTCCACGGTGGCCAAGTGGTTCCCGGAGCGCTCCGCGGCCGCGACCAGCCTCGCCACCGGCGCGTTCGCCTGCGGCTGCGTGCCGTTCGTGATCGCCTTCGCCGTCGGCAGCGGGACCGGCACCCTCTCCCCCGTGCTGATCGCCACCGCGGTGGTGCTCGCGGCGGTCATCGCCACGTCGGCGCTGCTGTTCCGCGACCCGCCGCCGAACTGGTGGCCGCCGCACCTCGACCCGCGTGAATGGGCACTGGACCGCCGCCTCAACCCGCGCCGCGCCGCTCGTCAGTACTCCTCCCGCCAAGCACTTCGCACCGGCGCGCTGCCGCTGATGTACGTGATCGTTTTCCTTGCCAGCGCGGTATCCCTGCTCGACGTGGCGTTCCTCGCGGTGATGGCGGCCGGCCGCGGCCTCGGCCTGCCCGCGGCCGCGATCGGCACCTGCCTGCTGGTCGGGGTGAACGGGGTCGGGCGCTCGCTGGCCATCCGGATCTCCGCCGAAGCGGGCCGGGTGCGCACGATCCGCGCGGTGGTCGCCATCCTGGGCGCCGGGCAGCTCGTGCTGGCCGGCGCGGTCGCCTCGGGTTCGGTGGCCCTGCTGCTGCTCGCGGCGGTCGTCGCCGGAGCCGGTGGCGGTGCCTTCTACCCGCTGTTCGCCAGCCTGGCGCGCGAGTACTTCGGCGAGCGCTCGCACCTGGAGACCAACGCCGTCATCTACAGCGCGAAGGCGCTCGGCGGGGTGGCCGGGGTCGGCGCGGTGGCGCTGGTGGCGACCAGCTGGGGCTACACCACGATCTTCCTGATCGCCGGCGCGCTGGCGCTCGGTGCGGCCTCGTTGTGCCGCAGGCTGCGGCAACCGGGTTTGCTCAGCACGATTCCGGTTACCCGTTCCCCATTGCCCGGAGTTTGA
- the fdhF gene encoding formate dehydrogenase subunit alpha — MTLYKEHDLGTPAVPGPATVSLEVDGHPVVVPEGTSVMRAAAMTGIDIPKLCATDSLDAFGSCRLCLVEIDGRRGTPASCTTPVADGMKVRTQTPRVEKLRQGVMELYISDHPLDCLTCSANGDCELQDMSGVVGLRQVRYGYEGENHLDLEADHSNPYFDFTPSKCIACSRCVRACGEVQGTFALTIEGRGFESKVSAGAGELFMDSECVSCGACVQACPTATLQEKSVVELGMPTRSVLTTCAYCGVGCSFKAELRGDELVRMVPHKDGGANEGHSCVKGRFAFGYATHPDRKLKPMVREKITDEWREVEWDTAITYVADKMREVQARHGVGAIGGITSSRCTNEEVYVVQKMVRAAFGNNNVDTCARVCHSPTGYGLKQTFGTSAGTQDFRSVAASDVIVVIGANPTDGHPVFASRMKRRLREGAKLVVIDPRRIDLVRSPHIEAAHHLQLAPGTNVAVVNAMAHVVVTEGLVDQSFVDERCEDFEEWAEFIARPENSPEAVEEITGVPAADLRAAARLYATGGNAAIYYGLGVTEHSQGSTMVMGMANLAMATGNIGREGVGVNPLRGQNNVQGSCDMGSFPHELSGYRHVSDDAVREVFETLWDRPLLAEPGLRIPNMFDAAIDGTFRALFVQGEDIAQSDPNTKHVTAALEALDLLVVQDLFLNETAKFAHVFLPGTSFLEKDGTFTNAERRINRVRPVMAPKTGKHEWEIVCEIAEAMDYPMSYAATSEIMDEIAAVTPTFAGVSFEKLDKLGSVQWPCNDAAPEGTPIMHVDGFVRGKGRFVPTTYVPTEERSTRKFPLILTTGRILSQYNVGAQTRRTKNVAWHPEDLLEIHPHDAEVRGITDGDEVALSSRVGETKLRAILSDRMPVGVVYTTFHHPVTGANVVTTENSDWATNCPEYKVTAVQVALRQSSGAAVPVMAE; from the coding sequence ATGACGCTGTACAAGGAACACGACCTCGGCACCCCGGCGGTGCCGGGCCCGGCCACGGTTTCACTGGAGGTCGACGGCCATCCGGTGGTGGTGCCCGAGGGCACCTCGGTGATGCGCGCGGCGGCGATGACCGGGATCGACATCCCGAAGCTGTGCGCCACGGACAGCTTGGACGCCTTCGGCTCGTGCCGGCTGTGCCTGGTGGAGATCGACGGCCGCCGCGGCACCCCGGCCTCGTGCACCACGCCGGTCGCCGACGGCATGAAGGTCCGCACGCAGACGCCGCGGGTGGAGAAGCTGCGGCAGGGCGTGATGGAGTTGTACATCTCCGACCATCCGCTCGACTGCCTGACCTGCTCGGCCAACGGGGACTGCGAGCTGCAGGACATGTCCGGCGTGGTCGGGCTGCGCCAAGTCCGCTATGGCTACGAAGGCGAGAACCACCTCGACCTCGAAGCCGATCACAGCAACCCGTACTTCGACTTCACGCCGTCGAAGTGCATCGCCTGCTCGCGGTGCGTGCGGGCGTGCGGTGAGGTCCAGGGCACCTTCGCACTGACCATCGAAGGCCGCGGGTTCGAGTCGAAGGTCTCCGCGGGCGCGGGCGAGCTGTTCATGGACTCCGAGTGCGTCTCGTGCGGAGCGTGCGTCCAGGCCTGCCCGACGGCCACGCTGCAGGAGAAGTCGGTGGTCGAGCTGGGCATGCCGACCCGCAGCGTGCTCACCACCTGCGCCTACTGCGGGGTCGGCTGCTCGTTCAAGGCCGAACTGCGCGGCGACGAACTGGTGCGCATGGTGCCGCACAAGGACGGCGGCGCCAACGAGGGCCACTCCTGCGTCAAGGGCCGGTTCGCCTTCGGTTACGCCACCCATCCCGACCGCAAGCTCAAGCCGATGGTCCGCGAGAAGATCACCGACGAATGGCGCGAGGTCGAGTGGGACACCGCGATCACCTACGTGGCCGACAAGATGCGCGAGGTGCAGGCACGCCACGGCGTCGGCGCGATCGGCGGCATCACCTCTTCCCGCTGTACCAACGAAGAGGTGTACGTGGTGCAGAAGATGGTGCGTGCCGCGTTCGGCAACAACAACGTCGACACCTGCGCGCGGGTCTGCCACTCCCCCACCGGTTACGGGCTGAAGCAGACCTTCGGCACGTCGGCCGGCACGCAGGACTTCCGCTCGGTGGCGGCGTCCGACGTGATCGTGGTCATCGGCGCGAACCCGACCGACGGGCACCCGGTGTTCGCCTCGCGGATGAAGCGGCGGCTGCGCGAGGGCGCGAAGCTGGTGGTGATCGATCCCCGCCGGATCGATCTGGTCCGCTCCCCGCACATCGAGGCGGCGCACCACCTCCAGCTCGCGCCGGGCACGAACGTCGCGGTGGTCAACGCGATGGCGCACGTGGTGGTCACCGAGGGACTGGTCGACCAGTCCTTTGTGGACGAGCGCTGCGAGGACTTCGAGGAGTGGGCGGAGTTCATCGCGCGGCCGGAGAACAGCCCGGAGGCGGTCGAGGAGATCACCGGCGTTCCGGCCGCCGACCTGCGGGCCGCCGCGCGGTTGTACGCCACCGGCGGCAACGCCGCGATCTACTACGGCCTCGGGGTCACCGAGCACAGCCAGGGCTCGACCATGGTGATGGGCATGGCGAACCTGGCCATGGCGACCGGCAACATCGGCCGCGAGGGCGTCGGCGTCAACCCGTTGCGCGGGCAGAACAACGTGCAGGGTTCGTGTGACATGGGCTCCTTCCCGCACGAGCTGTCCGGCTACCGGCACGTCTCCGACGACGCGGTGCGCGAGGTGTTCGAGACGCTGTGGGACCGCCCGCTGCTGGCCGAGCCGGGCCTGCGCATCCCGAACATGTTCGACGCGGCCATCGACGGCACCTTCCGCGCGTTGTTCGTGCAGGGCGAGGACATCGCGCAGTCCGACCCGAACACCAAGCACGTCACCGCCGCACTCGAGGCACTGGACCTGCTCGTGGTGCAGGACCTGTTCCTCAACGAGACGGCCAAGTTCGCGCACGTGTTCCTGCCGGGCACCTCGTTCCTGGAGAAGGACGGCACCTTCACCAACGCCGAGCGCCGGATCAACCGGGTGCGCCCGGTGATGGCGCCGAAGACCGGCAAGCACGAGTGGGAGATCGTCTGCGAGATCGCCGAGGCGATGGACTACCCGATGTCCTACGCGGCGACCAGCGAGATCATGGACGAGATCGCCGCGGTGACCCCGACCTTCGCCGGGGTCTCGTTCGAGAAGCTGGACAAGCTCGGCAGCGTGCAGTGGCCGTGCAACGACGCCGCGCCCGAGGGCACGCCGATCATGCACGTGGACGGGTTCGTGCGCGGGAAGGGCCGGTTCGTGCCGACCACCTACGTGCCGACCGAGGAGCGCAGCACGCGCAAGTTCCCGTTGATCCTGACCACCGGGCGGATCCTGAGCCAGTACAACGTGGGGGCGCAGACCCGGCGCACCAAGAACGTGGCCTGGCATCCGGAGGACCTGCTGGAGATCCACCCGCACGACGCCGAGGTCCGCGGGATCACCGACGGGGACGAGGTGGCGTTGTCGAGCCGGGTCGGCGAGACGAAGCTGCGGGCGATCCTGTCGGACCGGATGCCGGTCGGGGTGGTCTACACCACCTTCCACCACCCGGTGACCGGGGCGAACGTGGTGACCACGGAGAACTCCGACTGGGCGACGAACTGCCCGGAGTACAAGGTGACCGCGGTGCAGGTGGCGCTGCGCCAGTCCAGCGGCGCCGCGGTGCCGGTGATGGCGGAGTAG
- a CDS encoding NADH-quinone oxidoreductase subunit NuoF yields the protein MTITIYVPRDSAAVSVGADAVAETIQRDAEALGEDIRLVRNGSRGMLWLEPLVEVATEAGRVGYGPVTPGRAGEVLAAILDDGEHELNLGRVDDLPWMTGQTRLCFARVGLTDPLSADDYLANGGTAGLRKALEREPAQVVAAVTESGLRGRGGAGFPAGIKWKTVLDAPAEQKFVCCNADEGDSGTFADRMLIEGDPFCLIEGMTIAAYATGATEGYVYLRSEYPDAVATLRQAIEIAYARGWLGENILGSGARFDLFVRVGAGAYICGEETSMLESLEGKRGMVRAKPPIPAITGLFGKPTVVNNVLTLASVPVILADGAEAYAALGRERSRGTQVFQLAGNIARGGVFETAFGMSLAELINDYGGGTRSGRPVRAVQVGGPLGAYLPASQLDVPLDYEAFTEAKAMLGHGGIVVFDDTVDMASMARFAMEFCAEESCGKCTPCRVGSVRGVETIDRIRAGEDPDANLALLGDLCDLMTDGSLCAMGGLTPNPVLSALRHFPDDFTARQESQS from the coding sequence ATGACCATCACGATCTACGTCCCCAGGGATTCCGCCGCCGTCTCGGTCGGCGCCGACGCGGTGGCCGAGACCATCCAGCGTGACGCCGAAGCACTCGGCGAGGACATTCGCCTGGTACGCAACGGTTCCCGCGGCATGCTCTGGCTCGAACCACTGGTCGAGGTGGCCACCGAAGCGGGTCGCGTCGGCTACGGCCCGGTCACCCCCGGCCGCGCCGGTGAGGTGCTCGCGGCGATTCTCGACGACGGCGAGCACGAGCTGAACCTCGGCCGCGTCGACGACCTGCCGTGGATGACCGGCCAGACCCGGCTCTGCTTCGCGCGCGTCGGCCTCACCGATCCGCTTTCCGCCGACGACTACCTCGCCAACGGCGGCACCGCCGGGCTGCGGAAGGCACTGGAACGGGAACCGGCGCAGGTGGTCGCCGCGGTGACCGAATCCGGTCTGCGTGGCCGCGGTGGTGCCGGATTCCCCGCCGGGATCAAGTGGAAGACCGTGCTGGACGCCCCGGCGGAGCAGAAGTTCGTCTGCTGCAACGCGGACGAGGGCGACAGCGGCACCTTCGCCGACCGCATGCTCATCGAGGGCGACCCGTTCTGCCTGATCGAGGGCATGACCATCGCCGCGTACGCGACCGGCGCCACCGAGGGCTACGTCTACCTCCGCTCCGAGTACCCGGACGCGGTCGCCACCCTGCGCCAGGCCATCGAGATCGCCTACGCGCGCGGCTGGCTCGGCGAGAACATCCTCGGCTCCGGCGCGCGCTTCGACCTGTTCGTGCGCGTCGGCGCGGGTGCCTACATCTGCGGCGAGGAGACCTCCATGCTGGAAAGCCTGGAGGGCAAGCGCGGCATGGTGCGCGCGAAACCGCCGATCCCGGCGATCACCGGCCTGTTCGGCAAGCCCACCGTGGTGAACAACGTGCTCACGCTGGCGTCCGTGCCGGTGATCCTCGCCGACGGCGCCGAGGCGTACGCCGCGCTCGGCCGCGAACGCTCGCGCGGCACGCAGGTGTTCCAGCTGGCTGGCAACATCGCGCGCGGCGGCGTGTTCGAGACGGCGTTCGGCATGTCGCTGGCCGAGCTGATCAACGACTACGGCGGCGGCACCCGCTCGGGCAGGCCGGTGCGCGCGGTCCAGGTCGGCGGCCCGCTCGGGGCCTACCTCCCGGCCTCGCAACTGGACGTGCCGCTCGACTACGAGGCGTTCACCGAGGCCAAGGCGATGCTCGGCCACGGCGGCATCGTGGTTTTCGACGACACGGTCGACATGGCGTCGATGGCCCGGTTCGCGATGGAGTTCTGCGCGGAGGAGTCGTGCGGCAAGTGCACGCCCTGCCGGGTCGGCTCGGTGCGCGGGGTGGAGACCATCGACCGGATCAGAGCCGGTGAGGATCCCGACGCGAACCTGGCGCTGCTGGGTGATCTCTGTGACCTGATGACCGACGGATCGCTGTGCGCGATGGGCGGGCTCACGCCGAACCCGGTGCTCAGCGCCCTCCGCCACTTCCCGGACGACTTCACGGCGCGGCAGGAGAGCCAGTCATGA
- a CDS encoding aldehyde dehydrogenase family protein, which translates to MGSFSLKPGTDWASAYGRACDLAPEAFAAERVANHWGGRWTWDGRPGDATSPVDGSAIHGPPRLTAGTAADAVAAALDAHVRWREVPLAERKARVTAALDSLTEHRELLGLLLVWEIGKPWRLAMADVDRCIDGVRWYVEEIEPMLQGRVPLEGPVSNIASWNYPMSVLMHAMLVQALSGNAVIAKTPTDGGLCCLTMAVALAVREGLPLTLLSGNGAELSGPLVGGPALGCVSFVGGRDAGGRIAAALADPGKRHVLEQEGLNCWGVWEYGDWDTLAGQIRKTFDYAKQRCTAYPRFVVQRELFDRFLSVYLPAVRSVRFGHPLAVEAPEDPLPELDFGPLINAGKAKELADQVEEAVRNGGVPLHRGEVGDGRFLPGQDTSAYLAPVSILDPPRSSPLFHAEPFGPVDTIEVVDTEAQLLAAMNVSNGALVATLSCDEETTAQRLSAQVRAFKVGINRPRSRGDREELFGGLGASWRGAFVGGELLVRSVTQGPAGERPPGNFPHYTLHS; encoded by the coding sequence ATGGGTAGTTTTTCGCTCAAACCCGGCACCGACTGGGCCTCGGCCTACGGGCGTGCCTGTGACCTGGCCCCCGAGGCGTTCGCCGCCGAACGCGTGGCGAACCACTGGGGCGGGCGGTGGACGTGGGACGGCAGGCCCGGTGACGCCACGTCGCCGGTGGACGGCAGCGCCATCCACGGGCCACCGCGCCTGACCGCCGGTACCGCCGCCGACGCGGTGGCCGCCGCGCTCGACGCGCACGTCCGCTGGCGCGAAGTGCCGCTGGCCGAGCGCAAGGCGCGGGTCACCGCCGCGCTGGACTCGCTGACCGAGCACCGCGAACTGCTCGGCCTGCTGCTGGTGTGGGAGATCGGCAAGCCGTGGCGGCTGGCGATGGCCGATGTGGACCGCTGCATCGACGGTGTGCGCTGGTACGTCGAGGAAATCGAACCGATGCTTCAGGGCCGCGTCCCGTTGGAGGGCCCGGTCAGCAACATCGCCAGCTGGAACTACCCGATGAGCGTGCTGATGCACGCGATGCTGGTGCAGGCCCTGTCCGGCAACGCGGTGATCGCCAAAACACCGACCGACGGCGGCCTGTGCTGCCTGACCATGGCGGTGGCGCTCGCGGTGCGCGAAGGGCTGCCGCTGACCCTGCTCAGCGGCAATGGCGCGGAACTGTCCGGTCCGCTGGTCGGCGGGCCCGCACTGGGCTGTGTGTCCTTTGTGGGCGGACGTGACGCCGGCGGCCGGATCGCCGCCGCGCTGGCCGATCCCGGCAAGCGGCACGTGCTCGAACAGGAAGGGCTGAACTGCTGGGGCGTATGGGAGTACGGCGACTGGGACACCCTCGCCGGGCAGATCCGCAAGACCTTCGACTACGCCAAGCAGCGGTGCACCGCCTATCCTCGGTTCGTGGTCCAGCGCGAGCTGTTCGACCGTTTCCTTTCGGTGTACCTGCCCGCGGTGCGGTCGGTGCGCTTCGGCCACCCGCTAGCCGTCGAGGCACCGGAAGACCCGTTGCCGGAACTGGACTTCGGTCCGCTGATCAACGCGGGCAAGGCGAAGGAACTGGCCGACCAGGTGGAGGAGGCGGTACGCAACGGCGGCGTCCCGCTGCACCGCGGCGAAGTCGGCGACGGGCGGTTCCTGCCGGGGCAGGACACTTCCGCGTACCTGGCGCCAGTGTCCATTCTGGACCCGCCACGCTCGTCGCCGCTGTTCCACGCCGAGCCGTTCGGCCCCGTCGACACCATCGAGGTGGTGGACACCGAGGCACAGCTGCTGGCCGCGATGAACGTCAGCAACGGCGCGCTGGTGGCGACCCTGTCGTGCGACGAGGAAACCACCGCGCAACGGCTTTCGGCGCAGGTGCGCGCGTTCAAGGTGGGCATCAACCGCCCGCGTTCGCGTGGTGACCGGGAGGAGTTGTTCGGCGGGCTCGGCGCGTCGTGGCGGGGCGCGTTCGTCGGCGGCGAACTGCTGGTGCGCTCGGTGACCCAGGGCCCGGCCGGTGAGCGGCCGCCGGGCAACTTCCCGCACTACACATTGCACTCCTAG